Proteins from a single region of Theobroma cacao cultivar B97-61/B2 chromosome 10, Criollo_cocoa_genome_V2, whole genome shotgun sequence:
- the LOC18586066 gene encoding protein phosphatase 2C 37 — translation MAGICCGVVGESEAATPVETTSRASRRRRMELRPFKLVADAAVQSPLENGRKRQKIELDLLLPSSPRDCNNAVQNSDAKKLNGVNCNGTVKLESENSVEEEKVWPKFGMTSVCGRRRDMEDAVSIHPSFCKQSYQVQISSDIHFFGVFDGHGCSHVAMMCRDRFHEIVKEEIESWGEKAVEWKQTMERSFERMDKEVQDWTVDAKESSSCRCELQTPQCDAVGSTAVVAIVTPDKIIVANCGDSRAVLCRNGSAIPLSCDHKPDRPDELLRIQEAGGRVIYWDGPRVLGVLAMSRAIGDNYLKPFVIPDPEVTITERKCEDECLILASDGLWDVVTNDTACGVARMCLRAQKPPSPPGSPGSDAAVRGGAAESSDKACGDASILLTKLALARHSTDNVSVVVVDLKKNQQPQ, via the exons ATGGCTGGAATCTGCTGTGGAGTTGTTGGAGAAAGTGAAGCGGCAACTCCGGTTGAAACAACCTCAAGAGCTTCTCGCCGCCGGAGAATGGAGCTCCGGCCGTTTAAGCTAGTAGCCGATGCCGCCGTTCAATCACCGTTAGAAAACGGGCGGAAACGCCAGAAGATCGAGCTCGATCTCTTACTCCCGTCTTCTCCCCGAGACTGCAATAACGCAGTTCAAAACTCAGATGCTAAAAAGCTAAATGGTGTAAATTGTAATGGAACAGTAAAATTAGAGAGTGAAAATTCGGTAGAAGAAGAGAAGGTGTGGCCGAAGTTCGGGATGACTTCCGTTTGCGGAAGGCGACGAGATATGGAAGACGCCGTTTCGATTCACCCCTCATTTTGTAAACAAAGTTATCAAGTTCAAATTTCGTCGGATATTCACTTCTTCGGTGTCTTCGACGGACATGGCTGCTCTCAT GTTGCGATGATGTGTAGGGATCGGTTTCATGAGATAGTAAAAGAAGAAATCGAATCGTGGGGAGAGAAGGCGGTGGAGTGGAAGCAGACGATGGAGAGAAGTTTTGAGAGGATGGATAAGGAAGTGCAAGATTGGACGGTGGACGCCAAGGAGAGTTCGAGTTGCCGCTGCGAACTTCAAACTCCACAGTGCGACGCTGTCGGATCCACCGCAGTGGTCGCTATTGTCACGCCGGATAAGATCATCGTCGCTAACTGCGGTGACTCCCGCGCTGTCCTTTGCCGGAACGGCAGCGCTATCCCCCTCTCCTGCGATCACAAG ccGGATCGACCCGATGAATTGCTCCGAATCCAAGAAGCTGGTGGACGAGTAATTTACTGGGACGGGCCCCGTGTTCTTGGTGTTTTAGCCATGTCTAGAGCAATTG gtgataattatttaaaaccATTCGTCATACCGGACCCTGAGGTGACGATAACGGAGAGAAAATGCGAAGACGAGTGTTTGATACTGGCGAGCGACGGCCTGTGGGATGTGGTGACGAATGATACAGCATGTGGGGTGGCGCGTATGTGCTTACGCGCACAAAAGCCGCCATCACCGCCAGGGTCACCGGGCAGTGACGCCGCGGTGAGAGGTGGCGCAGCCGAGAGCTCGGATAAGGCGTGTGGGGATGCTTCCATATTGCTAACGAAGTTGGCCTTGGCTAGGCATAGCACGGATAACGTTAGCGTCGTCGTCGTtgatttgaagaaaaatcagCAACCACAGTAA
- the LOC18586065 gene encoding tropinone reductase homolog At5g06060, producing MAETACSSKIKTSRWSLNGMTALVTGGTRGIGHAIVEELAGLGAAVYTCSRNEAELNKCLKEWEGKGFLVSGSVCDASSKDQRQKLVENVASLFNGRLNILVNNVGTNIRKPTIEYSAEEYSKLITTNFESSYHLCQLAHPLLKASQVGSIVFISSVAGVMHIGSGSIYGPTKAAINQLTKNLACEWAKDNIRTNCVAPWYIRTSLVEHLLEKKELLEKIITRTPLQRVGEPEEVSSIVAFLCLPASSYITGQVISVDGGLTVNALNPGMRLD from the exons ATGGCAGAGACAGCCTGTAGCTCcaaaatcaaaacatcaaGGTGGTCTCTCAATGGAATGACTGCCCTGGTCACTGGTGGCACTCGAGGAATTGG GCATGCAATAGTGGAGGAACTGGCAGGGCTTGGGGCTGCTGTTTACACATGTTCAAGAAATGAAGCTGAACTGAATAAGTGTTTGAAGGAATGGGAAGGTAAAGGATTTCTGGTTAGTGGGTCAGTTTGTGATGCTTCCAGCAAAGACCAGAGACAGAAGCTGGTGGAGAATGTTGCTTCTCTTTTCAATGGAAGGCTTAACATTCTT GTCAACAATGTGGGGACAAATATCAGGAAGCCAACAATTGAGTACTCTGCTGAAGAATATTCAAAGCTCATTACAACTAACTTTGAATCTTCGTACCATCTGTGCCAACTTGCCCATCCTCTTCTAAAGGCATCTCAGGTAGGAAGCATTGTGTTCATTTCCTCTGTTGCAGGTGTAATGCATATAGGTAGTGGATCCATTTATGGACCAACCAAAG CTGCTATTAATCAACTCACCAAAAATCTGGCTTGTGAGTGGGCGAAGGATAATATTCGGACCAACTGTGTTGCACCATGGTATATCAGAACCTCACTTGTAGAACAT TTgcttgaaaaaaaagaattattggAAAAAATCATCACTCGAACCCCTCTTCAACGTGTTGGAGAACCAGAAGAAGTCTCATCCATAGTAGCATTCCTTTGCCTTCCTGCTTCTTCTTACATCACTGGACAGGTTATTTCTGTCGATGGAGGATTAACAGTCAACGCTCTTAATCCCGGCATGAGACTAGATTGA